CCTAGCTCTTTGATACCATAAAGGGATttagggagaagagagaaagagagagagagggaggaaAGTGTTTCTGTATTGATGAGGATTCAATCCAACTATAGGTTGGGGAATGAAGCAGTACATATAGGCAGTTGCATAACAGAATGATAAAGCTGTTGACAGCTGTAAGTCTAACAGAAAACTAACCTTGCAACTGTCTAACAGTAAACTAAGTAAAAAACACTTAGAGAGTAAAATACTACTCTTATAAGTTTGACCTTGTCAAAAGgatgtaacttttttttggtATAACTTTTTTAAGTTAAAGTAAATGTAATTGTAACAAAGATGCTGCAATCCTTAGAAGCTTCTCTGCATGATGAATTGCCAAAATGGATGGATCCATGCTTATTGATTTCTTTTCTGTGTATGTGACAGGGGGGGAAAAGGAGTGATGGGCGAACACCTGACGGAATACGTCCAATTAACTCGAGATGTGGCCTATTACCTAGAGCACATGGAAGTACTCTTTTTACAAGAGGCGAGACACAGGTCTGAGCCAACTTTATTTGTTTTCCAGTTTATGCTTTTGATGATATCTGTTGGTGTCTATATATGCTTATGCAAGTCACATTATCTCTTTTCTGtgtttgttagttttattagaAGGGAGATAGAATGATCAAACACAAAGGAGGAACAAAACTAATAATGCTGACTCCTTGGACCTTTAACACACTTCTCATTTAAAGTCTCCAATTGTAATCAACTTGGATATAATCTAGAAACTAGTGATTGGAAGTCAGTATTTTGATTACTCAGGTTATTACAAGCTTTAGAAGGATGGAATTCTATAGTTTCTcaggcttttttttttggaaggcaaagatataatatattatagaataacaagtaccagaggtactacatATTACATAACAGGGGGTCCTGACAATTCAGGAGATACAACACCCTACACAAATGAAAACCCTACTAACAAAAACTTTAACTAAAAGCTGTAGACATATTTGAAGACCAGCTATAAAAAGGAATCTGGAAGTTCCTTTCCCAACCCCTCAACCAGGTCCATGAAAGGAACAGAGTGCTATCTGTCAGCCTAGTGATATCAAAagtttgattctgaaaaatgataTCATTTCTGAGCCtccaaatatatattatctgTTGACTCTTGTGTAAATTTTTGCATAAAGCACTAGATTGGTAATACTTTATACTTCTTTTTAGGGTACAtgcaataatttatacttatatttCTGAGGTGTTCCATGTTTAAACTGCCACTCTTGATTGCTGtccgaaaaaaaaaatccacctTAGAAATGTTTGTTGTCCAAATTGCTCTACAAGGGTGCTAGACGCTCCAGTTGTGATGTTGTTTTACGAAGTCTCTACCAGTAGAAACTTGTGTTTTCATTCTGCCTGAACGCAAAATTATAACTGTATGTTTCTCCACTATCAATTTTGGGTCTGGTCACAACTCACAAGTCTTCCATGTTACCCCAATTTTTGGAATTTGGTGTACTATGAGCATCTCATGATtactaaaaatcaataattttctaCTTTTGTTACTTTATTCAGAGTTTGACTCATTACCTTAGTGATATTATATCTGCATCTTGAGTGATTAATCGGCTTTATCTGGTTGGCAGGCACTAGCAGTTGTTACACTTGGAGATAAACAAATGGCGCAAAGAATTGACACCCTTGATGGTGTTGATGAATTCAAGAGGTTCTATCTGCAGGTCTCTTTAGAACTTTACTTTAATGTTCACTTATATTTGTTTGGATGTTACCTATTTTGAGAAATCTGAGTGATGTTTGAAAAATCCGACTGGACTTGCTGGCTTGACTTGTGAACCAGTTGTTTGTCAAGTTTAGTTCATTATTAGAGTTGCAGATGCCAAAAGCCAAGATAAACACACTGAGCTTCCATTCAGCAGGTCCAAACAGTTCTCAGTTGATGACTTGGCACTGGCTGCATCAAATGCTCCATGTCACCATCAAAATAAATGCCTAAGTGAGGAGGAATCAAATCTTGTTTCCTTTAGTTAAGTGGACAAGGTGGCAAGTGGCAACTGCTAATTCATTTGGTTCTGCTGGGGTTATTAGAGCAgtgctttatttttcttttatactcAGTTTTGCAAAGTTATGTCtatattattgaaattatatggttttagtcttttagatattggggaaggagaagagataaaagaaaatgaaacactGAATTGATGTTAGGTATTAACCAAGATTTATTACATTGTATTGATATATTTGATATATTCATAAAACATAGTCTAAcccttatttatattaattattcttagaATTTGGGTGGGTTTAAGGCCTAACTTAACCCCACAAAACTAGTTTGTATGGTGTGGATTGCCCAAGCCTTATGAGCTCAACTTAGGCCATATCTCTAGTTGATTTGCGATCTCAACCGTCTAAGAGTCGCATCTCGGTGGCTGCACTCTACAACACTTATCACAGCCTTTCTGGTCAGCCCCTTTGTATGTTGCGTTTTGAATGATGGTGAAAGACGGTCAGGAAGGGGTGGGAGTCTGTCAGAGGGATGATATGGCTTTGGAAACTAATAATTGCAGTTGAAATATGGTTACCAGAAAAAATAACTTTCACTCATGGCAGTGGGGGCCCACCAGGCATACACCAAGTAGGATTATCTCTAGTCTAGCTTTAGATACCATGTTGAGATGAAGAGGAAACCATAGACATGATGAAATCCAAAtgtcaaaattacaaaatagtgGCTTCATTATATAGGCATAATGTTATAATTGAAGCAATTGCAATATATGTTTAGCctatttacattattaatttattattatcatcattacaAAACATTTTGTTTGACATTAATTTTTCCGACTAAATAATTCTAAAGAaagtatgaaaattttaaaataaacattttatttttgaaatttaatataatttaattaatttcattaaggCTATCATTTTGAAGGAGTTGTTTTCCATAATTTAGGAAATCAGTTCTTTAGGaacacttttttttcattttcatatttttttcttcacttttctttcttatttatgtataaaaccAACCACCTAATCATGATTTTTCTCCAAACAGTATGAAAACCTAACTGCATTATATATCCataatcttttagtaaaattttatattggtgATTGGTTTAACTTACATTGTACATCTGTTacttattctctttttttttatatatatatttttgtgctTGTGTGTTTACTGAGAAATCTTTTAGGatctatatgttttttttatacttttttccttaaaatttcAGAATGAAAATTGTTGActaactaaaataaaacttgCAGTATTCATTTCCTCCTTCATGTGTTGGGGAAGCTGGCCGGATTGGTGCCCCAAGTAGAAGAGAAATTGGTCATGGGATGCTTGCTGAGAGATCCCTTGCACCAATTTTGCCTTCTGAAGATGATTTCCCTTACACTATACGTGTTGAGAGTACTATCACTGAAAGCAATGGCTCTTCAAGGTGAGTTTTTTCCTTTCCATTTTCAGGttccaattttatttatttgtttgtcaatTGTCATCATTAttcttggaaaaaaaatgaagattgaaTGAAAATGTGTGCTCAGCTACACAGTTGTTCTGGTTCTGGTATTATAGTTTAATTTGCAACCAGAGTAATTAAAGGACTAATTTTGCTAATCACAAACTAATCTCTGGCCTAACAAAGtaataattattgattgatCTAATCTAAGTAATCAGAATGAATACAGTTGATTGTATATTTACAGATGTTCTAAAGCTTAAGTCTAATACTTCTCTGCAAGATCGAGCATACATATTATTTGGAAATAGGAGCATTTAATGATTATTACTTTTCCCAGTAGCTTAGTTATTGTGTTTAGCTAAGTTCATTGTATCTTAGGAGCATTTAATGATTATTACTTTTCCCAGTAGCTTAGTTATTGTGTTTAGCTAAGTTCATTGTATCTTAGGAAGTAGTTTTCTTGAAATAGTAGtagttatttattatctttgtaaccattgttattattataataaatagatCACTCTGCTGAGTGGTAAACTCAAGcaatttgagaaaataaaatctgtttctctcttctcacacaTATCACACACATCAAGTTTATTACAAGTAAGGTCAACCTGAGGACCGCTAACTTAGGAACTTAGTAAATATTTTGGCAAATCTGGTTGGAGATAACAAAGCCTATAGTAATATCTCGAGAGGACCTTTTCTCTAACAAAATGGTAATAATGAAAAACAGGGTTGTATGCAAAATGTAGGACAGCTTGGTTGTCACTCATTAACTTCATTGGTTTGACCTCCCCCAATTTCATCACTGAAGACTTTACTAATTACTTTTTAACCATGTCAGTTTACATACTGCTGTTACCTAGGGATGGCAAAAAATAGCCGTACCCATGGATATTCGCGAAGAAAACCTGTAACAAATAGAACTATAGAAGATGGATACCTAAATGGGTACCCTTAGATAATTTAAATGGATATATCCATGGGTGCCTGTTAAATACTCgttatattaaaattacttaaatatcaTTGTTTAAGTAATTTTGTTTGGACTTGTGAGATTGAAGTATTGtacctttttaaattttgtttggacttatgagattgaattattttagtttattgacTTTTGTTTGGACTTATGAGATTGaagcattttaaatttaaatctagtTTCTAAATTGAATAATCTTGATTAGGATAATTgtgtaaaatatttgaataattttaatttttacctttaaactatttttttgaagaaattgtaaaataaataaaaatgagttaaattgtattataattttaaactattttttcccAGTAAAATTCATGGATATCCACGGATATTGAAAAAAGCTGCCAATATCCGCTTAATGGGCACTTGTGTGTGTACGGGGTGGATATTTATCTGGTGGATAGAAGGTAGCTACTACCTGCCCCGTTGCCATCCCTAGTTACTCTAGATGTCCAGCCTCTGCATGCATCTAGCTGCTTCATTATGTTTCTTAACATTCCATGAATTAAGCTCCAGCAAACACAAAATACCCTCTGCTTGAACTCTTATATGATGGGGATCCTGGCCAATAAACATTTGACTGATATGAGTAACCAAACCAATAGAAAAGGTATCACCTTAAAATAGGTCACATATTTGTGTAGATATCAATCTCAGAGTAAAAACATTGGAAGCAGGGAACAGTGTTTTGAATAATTTCTGGATAGGAAGAACCAAATAGAATGAAATATCATTGTCAATAGTAgtaacaaaatattgaaatgctAAAGTGGCGGTGACACTACTAGGACCCTAAATATCTAAATGAACTGAAACAAAAGGAGAGTTTTGCAGGTAGGCACGACTCTGGGGCTGCCTCTGTTTTAAGCTTTAGATACCATATTGAAAAGAAAGTAAGCAAAGGACAGGTTTGTTGAAACCATGTTTTAGCTACACACCAGTGATTTTATTATGTAGGTTTATAATCATAAATACAATTGATTATAGGAGATTTTGTTcctataaatcatatttttttttccgttATACAATAAATATTCTGGATAAATACAGAATATTCTCAACACATAATCATGGTTTTGTGATGGGTAAGAACTAAGGAGCAGAAGACTTTCTGAAGCTATGCACTTTTTGCTAGTGTTTagcatttattgataaaacGCAGATCTAAAGCTCATGGGCTCATGGCTATTTTGCAGTTGATgtaatatttttactatttcaGGAAGATGCCATATTCTCCCACCTCTGATTCactgttttatatttttgcacACTATACTGTTGTTCTTTTTTCTTACATAGCTTTTGAAGTTTCcacatttaattttctttttagcaTGGCTTCTGTTTGTGGAGGTTGCTTAGCATTGCAAGATGCTGGGGTTCCTATTAAGTGTTCTATTGCTGGAATTGCAATGGGTATGGTACTGGACACCAAGGAATTTGGTGGAGATGGAACTCCACTTATTCTGTCTGACATAACTGGATCTGAAGATGCGTCTGGAGATATGGATTTCAAGGTTATAATTTACATAGTTGAACTTCTGATACTTATTTCTTCACGTAATTATTTGGATGATCAGTAATTTGGGGAATTCAGTTTGGTTTgttctatattttcatttttagttaatttatatttgatcAACATTGTTTGATATCATAATGCTAAAAAGATGTTTTGACAATGATAAAATGCAGGTTGCTGGAAATGGAGATGGCATAACTGCATTTCAAATGGACATTAAGGTGAAATATTATGAACGTTTAAATGCAATATTTTAATATgcttatttcttcttttctaatttgtttggattttgaaaaacagcttattttttttaagggagTACATATATTATGTATTAACTAACTTCtacttgttatttttattcatttcttcttttaagtaagttattttatttgatatctatattttataatatagggTTTGCTAATGGCTATAAATATATCATGTTGCAGGTGGGTGGAATTACTTTGCCCATCATGAGAAAGGCACTTCTACAAGCAAGAGATGGCAGGAAGCATATACTTGGTAAAGTTAAAACACTAACTTACTTCATGGTGGTATGACTTACAAGTTACAAAGTATGTTGCAGTTAATGAATTTGTACATTTCATAGTCTTTCCTTGAAATATACAGCCAAAACTGGATAGTGCTAAACAATTTTTTGTACTAGATCTGACTTTACTGTGTCAGAAGTAGATCTTGTGTTTGTTTCTTGAAAGTAgtggtaaaacaaaaaaaacgaaTACTGTGTTTCCATCATTCTATGGTAGCAAATATCAAGTATGAATGTGGCTAAAATGTGGAGTGGGTGCTAATCTCAGAATCAGAGAAACACATCACACAGAGCACTAGACGAAAAAGTTTTTTGTTGTATGTTAATCTGCTGCATTTCattctatatatattaatcCCATGTAATTATTCAACTCAGAGGGTGCCTTAGACATCCAGATGCATTTAGCATGTAGAAACTGATAAATGTATGGAGGATGAGTGAGGATCTGGAATAAGGAATTGCTCATTTACAATAATATACCCTAGAGGATTAATGGAGTATAAAGTCCACGTGACAAGTCCATTTCCTggactttcctttttttgtaaCGTTAGTGATCATAACCTATAAGTCTTAGAAACTTTCAATATTTTCCATTTATTGTCTTTACAGTTGTGAAACAGACACCATTCTTCATCTTCCTGTTCACAACATTTCTAATTTTCAGTCTGCATATACTTAACTCTTGTTGAAATAAACATAATCTACATGTGCTTTGGAGAGCATTTGTTAATTctgtaaaattcaaaaattcttttttatatttttgtatttttaaattttttttcttatattgttGTTGACGTCTTAATATCTTTGTCTTTTGTTCTCCCTTCTATCACCTAATCAAGGAGCAATGATGAATTCCTCACCTCCTCCAGCAAAAATGCTTTCCAAGTATGCTCCTCTGATTCATGTTATGAAGGTGTGTTTGCTGCTTTCCTTTTGAGAAGTGCTAGGAAAACTGTCTtattggtggaaatttattgaaaatgacaaTTTTGTGGGTCCCACATCGCatttaatgattctctcctgattttgtagtttccaatatattttaatcaattagagAGAGTGTTAGAGAATGTGTTCCTAgcactcctttttttttctccttcattGGTTATCATTCAATCATCCATCGGTTATCATgtacacatatttttttataggtaaGACCGGATAGAATAAATCTTATAATTGGTTCTGGTGGGAAAAAAGTGAAGAGCATTATTGAGGAATCTGGAGTAGACACTATTGATACAGAAGATGATGGCACTGTACGAGAACAATCAGCTTATCTACATGCTTTTATATGATTATTACAGTTACTCTTCTATTGATATATAATGAATAACTCTTCTGCGGCTTATGCAGGTGAAAATATTTGCAAAAGATTTACCTAGTTTAGAGAAGTCTAAAGCTATTATTAATAGTTTGACGATGGTTCCAACTATTGGTGATATATATAGGTATTTATCACTTCTTTTTCTGATTATATTGGTTTGTTGCTTGCATTGATTCAATGAAAATAGTAGAAGTTAAAAGATTCTTAGataaaatatgtgaaaaatTAAGTGATCCAAAAGAGTGAAACATCTGCAAGAGACTCGTGTGATGCAACTGCTGCACCTAACACAAATATCAatgaaatcaatcaaatatCAAATCTCAGTCTATATCGCACAAAATCTCAATACAATCTTATCTTAATCTCAGTAGTAGAAAGGAGGTGCTAATCTTTCCAACTTTAATTACATGAATGATATATTTtcctcttgtttttcttcttttctgccTTAACAAGTTTCCTCTTTATACAAGAAGTTTAAATTAAGTCCCTCAAAATATTATGATTCTCCCATTTGGTCTCCCATTACtcctcattttttcctttttttgttccCATATAGTCCCTTTGTTAGGCTTCTATTTGTTTTGTCTGTTAAGTGGGAAGATGGCTGGAAAGAAGATGGGGTCCCATTGCTGGAAAAATATCCTAGACTGTACTGTATCTCAAAGCAGCAACAGCATTATATTCAGCAGATGGGATTGGTGTCAAGTGGGGTGTGGGAATGGCAGCTCAAGTGGAGGAGACTGCTAATGGAGGGAGAGATGGATGTGGCAGCACATTTCCTGGAGGATATTGACGGGATGGCAGTTCAGGTCCAACATCAAGATAGCGGGTCATGGGAGGGAGATCCGGGAGGGGAGTACTCAGTGGGAAGTGCATATCGGGCACTTAATGAATATGcaattgaagaagatgatgagagGGCATTTTCTATCCTTTGGAAACTAAAAATTCCCAGCAAGGTGTCTCTTTTTGCTTGGAGATTGATCCGGGATAGATTGCCAACAAGGAAGAATCTTAGAAACCGAAACGTAGTTTTGGATGAAGTCTGCTGCCCGTTTTGCCTAAACCACAACGAGGATGCAGGGCATTTGTTTTTTGGATGCACCAAAATCATGCCATTGTGGTGGGAGACCCTGTCATGGATAAATACGCTCTCTGTATTTTCAGAAAGGCCAAAAGAACATTTTCTCCAACATTCTCAATGCTTTCTGAATGGTTTTTCTGAACATAGATGGCAGATTTGGTGGATCTCTCTGGCTTGGTGCACTTGGAATCATAGGAACAGGATTTTTTTTCAGGTGACAGCTTTGATGGTCAAAAACTgatggatgatgctctcctttTCTGCTGGTCATGGCTCAAAAATCTGGAAAAAGGATTTGATGTTCCTTTCTTTTTATGGTCCAGCAACATCAGAGTTGCTCTTTTTGTATAGGGGGGTTTGGTCTTTAGAATTCTTCTCTGTAGAAGGGTACCCCAGCTTAGTTATAGATCTATGGTTACCTAATATCTGTCTTCAATTGCTAATATTAGGTTACCATAACTCATAGTAGGGCTATCTTGGGATGTACATACCACAGTACCTCTTGTactgatatattttatttataatacacacacacacacacacactatttttgctgataaaaaaaaagtgcctATGTGACAAAAAAATTGGACCAAACGGAAAAGAGTGATGTTTAGAGAGACTagaaaataagcaaaaaaaatacttaatggACAGAACAGAAAAAAGTTAAGGGACTAAAAGTaaaggaaatgaaaaagaaaatatgaggactaaattacaacttttttaaaatgatgGACCAAATAAAAAGTCACATTAACATAATTTAGATAGTAAACCctgaaaatttaaaagaaaaaggagcaTGGTTCCATAGAATGACGGAAATTCCGAACTTTATAACCACTATTTGGATATTTCTTCTTGTGAGATACTACCTCCAatcctttttataagaaacaagtgatAGTGTAAAATACACTATCACTTGTTAGTGACTTCATTCCTTGAATCAGAATGGATACAAAGCAGGTTTAAACTAGAGAGAAATATTTACGTCAATCAGAATCCtaataaaggaaagaaaaataaaagaatccaGCTCTCTTGAAAATTTTCAtcgatataaatatatttttttaaagttaattagtATAAAGTTTCAGTAAATATAAATTACTACAGTTAAAGTTACATTGCAGTCAGTTATCAGTCCATACTCAATAGCCAGGCATTAAATTGACTGATTCtctaatcattaattaattgactGAATCAGTGGCCCAATTTGATATCCAACACTTCTCATTTTATGTAGGGACTATGTCATATCAGTGAACTGAGTTCAGGTTGGCTACCCAAGGCAGAAGATGTaagcattttcttttgattctaTATTCCGAAGTAAATTAACAGCATATGCAAATAATGCCGGGATAATCTTTGACTTGCATTCCTCCAGGTTTTTAAAGTGGGAGATCGCATTGATGTAAAGCTTATAGAGGCATGTCATTTTACTCAATCTTTGAAGCATGTTATGCTTTACCATTGGCTCTATACACAATGTTGTAGTAACTcgtgtttttttcttaatggCGATTCAACATAGCCAAGCTATTCCTTTATTCGATGTTTGTCCTATTTGCTGGGTTATTTTAGTGAGTTACATAACTCACTTGTTCTCACTTGAAGGTGTTTGTAAGCAAGAACTCAATATTCTATAGACTGTTGACTACATGATTTGTGTTTTATTTGCTTAAAGGAACATAAGGTAACAGTATTATTATCTTCATGTAATTGTGGTAGTATAATTGGATAATTAGGGACTTGAAAGGAAAATGTTGAAATTTCTGAATATTATTGTTGATAATCAAACTGTACAAGGTTTTACAGTGTATACAAGGCTGCACGATTGCTTTcctaaaatacaataaataatagGTAACCATAAATCTAtcttaattacaataattaccAGATTAAATTATATACCATTTGAGTGTAATGAGTACCAATTGTCTGTCTTTTCTGCTCTGCTGTCTTCTATTGCTCGATCTGCCCCCATGACTAGAGGGTGAAGGGAGGACCTGGGAGAGAAAGGGGGTTGCTTCTGTTGAGCTTAGAGCAGTGATTAATTTCactatattttatgttattttctttatatgaaTGATCAGAACTTGGGATTTTTAACCCCAGTACCAGAACATGggtttttatcccaaaaatatTTATCCAGCAATACATGTTTAGCCTTCATCATACCCATTAGAAATGGACTGGGCCTAATTCAGCTATTACACGTGAGAGAAATTTTCTCTAACtgaaatttcttatatttttatttttcgagattcttctttttataatttgaactttttctttctttctgaaaTTGGTGAAATTGTACTCACGGTCAAGTCAGCCACCTTATTTTCATTAGTTCCCGACTCATGTTATGAAGTATGaacaatgtaaaattttattatatatgaaggATATGattcttgtttttgttgtttcaaaataTCCAATTTTATGATATTGTGTGGTAGGCATTCAGTCTTATGATTTTAATGATGCACTGCAGGTAAATGAAAAGGGGCAGCTGCGCCTTAGTCACCGAGCACTGCTTCCTGATACAGAAGCTTCACCAAAAGATGGTTTAGTGGAAGAAAAGACTGAACAGTCTAAGGATAAGTCTAGCACTCCCAATGTCACAGCCTCTTCTAAAAGAAGTTCAGAGGATGATTCTGTACTTCCTTCTAAAAAGTTTGTCAGGAGATTGGTAAGCTCTTCCCA
The Glycine max cultivar Williams 82 chromosome 16, Glycine_max_v4.0, whole genome shotgun sequence genome window above contains:
- the LOC100819741 gene encoding polyribonucleotide nucleotidyltransferase 1, chloroplastic produces the protein MLACPSSSLHGLATLQRHSQPSHFLLSKPLFFPRFHASRKCNFRSLLSGNNRRRSAVRASADSPEVSESVVGADGGGLQPYSVKIPVGDRHILVETGSIGRQASGSVTVTDGETIVYTTVCLDDVPCEPSDFFPLSVIYQERFSAAGRTSGGFFKREGKIKDHEVLICRLIDRPLRPTMPKGFYHETQILSWVLSYDGLHSPDSLAITAAGIAVALSEVPMSKAVAGVRVGLVGDKYIVNPTTEEMEHSELDLLLAGTDSAILMIEGYSSFLPEEKLLKAVEVGQDAVRAICNEVEALVKKCGKPKMLDAIKLPPPELYEHVEAIAGDELVKVLQIRNKIPRRKALSSLEEKVLKILTENGFVSNDSTLRSNSETIAEILEVEDEDEEVIVDGEVDEGDVHIKPTPRKPALLFSEVDVKLVFKEITSKYWRKRIVEGGKRSDGRTPDGIRPINSRCGLLPRAHGSTLFTRGETQALAVVTLGDKQMAQRIDTLDGVDEFKRFYLQYSFPPSCVGEAGRIGAPSRREIGHGMLAERSLAPILPSEDDFPYTIRVESTITESNGSSSMASVCGGCLALQDAGVPIKCSIAGIAMGMVLDTKEFGGDGTPLILSDITGSEDASGDMDFKVAGNGDGITAFQMDIKVGGITLPIMRKALLQARDGRKHILGAMMNSSPPPAKMLSKYAPLIHVMKVRPDRINLIIGSGGKKVKSIIEESGVDTIDTEDDGTVKIFAKDLPSLEKSKAIINSLTMVPTIGDIYRYLSLLFLIILWEDGWKEDGVPLLEKYPRLYCISKQQQHYIQQMGLVSSGVWEWQLKWRRLLMEGEMDVAAHFLEDIDGMAVQVQHQDSGSWEGDPGGEYSVGSAYRALNEYAIEEDDERAFSILWKLKIPSKVSLFAWRLIRDRLPTRKNLRNRNVVLDEVCCPFCLNHNEDAGHLFFGCTKIMPLWWETLSWINTLSGLCHISELSSGWLPKAEDVFKVGDRIDVKLIEVNEKGQLRLSHRALLPDTEASPKDGLVEEKTEQSKDKSSTPNVTASSKRSSEDDSVLPSKKFVRRLVSSSQDKPFTNKDKRKKSSNKAVGSVSGEDESSLVSGEA